The nucleotide window AGCCAGTGATGGGCGTCCTGCTTAAATTCCTTGGGAATGACCTTTTCCAGTTTGTCTTCGACAGCGCGGACATCCTTGCCTGGCGCGAGGCCCGTGCGGTTGGCGACGCGAAAGATATGCGTGTCGACGGCAATGGTTGGGTGGCCGAAGGCGGTATTCAGTACGACGTTCGCCGTCTTGCGACCCACGCCGGGAAGGGCTTCCAACGCCTCGCGCGTATCCGGCACCGCGCTGTCGTACTGATCGACCAGGATCTGGCACAGGGCGATGACATTTTTCGCCTTGCTGTTGAACAGGCCGATGGTGCTGATGTACTTCTTCAGCTTCTCCTCGCCGAGCTTCAGGATCGCACGAGGTGTGTTGGCCACGGGATAAAGCTTGCGCGTGGCCTTGTTGACACCCACGTCGGTCGCCTGGGCTGACAACACCACGGCGACCAGCAGCTCGAAAGGCGTGCTGTATTCGAGTTCCGTCGTGGGGTGCGGATCAAGTTCTTGCAGGCGGGTGAACAGTTCGACGATGTCGGCTTTCTTCACGGCTTGCGTTCCTGTTGCCGGGCCTTGGCACGAGCGAGCGCGGCCAGTACCGGGTTCTCCTTGATGGCAGCTACCTGGGCCTTTTGGGCAGCCAGGGCCGCTTCGCGTTCAGCGCGCTCCTCCGCCAATCGTGCTTCGCGTCGCTGGAAATGCGAACGTGCCGCATCGGCATGGTCCGGATCGTTGACCTGAGAGAGCGACATGGGCTCCAGCACGATGCAGTCGACGGGGCAGGCGGGTACACATAGTTCGCAGCCCGTGCAGTCGTCCGAAAGCACGGTATGCATCAACTTGGCAGCGCCGACGATAGCGTCCACCGGACAGGCCTGGATGCACTTGGTGCAGCCGATGCACTGGTTCTCCACCACGCGCGCAAGCATGCGCGGCTTTTCCACGCCATGCTCAGGATCGAGTGGAAGCGCGGGCAGAGTCAGGAGGGCGGCCAGTCGCGCGATACCTTCGGCCCCACCGGGCGGGCAACGATTGATCGGTGCTTCGCCCAGCGCGATGGCCTCGGCATAGGGGCGGCAGCCATGGAAACCACATTGCTCGCACTGCGTCTGCGGCAGTATGGCGTCGATACGATCTGCGAGGGTCGGTGCCGATGGGCTCATGACGTGCTTGGCGGAAGTGCCTGGCGAGTACGGTGGCATCGCTGCCCCCGTTGAAAACGATGAACAATAAACGGATGGGGGAGCGCGATCGGCGCGCTCCCCGCGATATCAACGAACCGTAGCGCCGGGCTGCGCGCCCTGATCAGCGTCCAGCAGGAACAAATCGGCGCCACCCTCACCTGCGGAAAGAATCATGCCTTCCGACAAGCCGAAGCGCATCTTGCGCGGCGCCAGGTTGGCGATGAAGACGACGTTGCGTCCAACCAGCTTTTCGGGCTCGCCGTAAGCGGCGCGAATGCCCGAGAAGATCTGGCGCTCGCCGAGCGGGCCGGCATCGAGCTGGAAGCGCAGCAACTTGTCCGAGCCATCGACAAACTCACAGGCAAGCACCTTGCCGATGCGCAGGTCGAGCTTGACGAAGTCGTCGATGTTGATGGTGGCGACGCCTTCGGCGGCTGGCTGGGCAGTGTCGGTCATGGTCTTGCTGGACTCCCTGGATTTCCTGGACAGAGGCTTGGGTTGAACTTCCGGGGCGCCGAGCGACTCGCGGGACGCCTCCACCATGGCCTCGATGTTCTTGCTGTCGATGCGACTGAGCAGAGGCTCGAACGCGTTGACAGTGTGATTGTGCAGTTCGGCGCAGGCATCGTCGAATCCGTTGATCGGTGCGGCGAGAAAGCGCTCGGCAGCGGCGACGGTCTCCGGCAGCACGGGCTTGAGCAGGCCGCCAAGCATGCGGAAAGCGGCCAGCGCAAACGAGCACACCTGATGGAGCTCTTCCGTGCGGGCCGGATCTTTTGCCATGACCCAGGGCGCCTTGGTGGCGATGTGCCCGTTGACCAGGTCGGCCATCAGGACGAATTTGCGCATCACTTCGGCGAACTCGCCCTGGTCGTAAAGCGCGGCGACGTCACTGTAGTGGCTCAGCAAGACGTGCCACAGCTCCGCTTCTTCCTTGCCGAATGCGGGCGCAAGGCGACCTTCGAAGTGCTTGGCGATGAAGCCCGCGGTACGGCTGGCGATGTTTACCCACTTGCCGACCAGATGCGAATTGACGCGATCCTCGAACGACTTAAGGTCCAGGTCGACGTCGACCGGCGTGTCGCCGAGCATCGTGGCGAAGTAGTAGCGCAGGAATTCCGGGTGCAGGTTGTTGTCGAGGAAAGTGCGCGCCTTGATGAAGGTGCCGCGCGACTTGGACATCTTCGCGCCGTTGACCGTCAGGTATCCATTGACGTGCAACGCCGTGGGCGTGCGCAAACCCGCGCCATGCAACATGGCCGGCCAGAACAGGCCGTGGAAGTTGATGATGTCCTTGCCGATGAAGTGATGCATTTCCGCGCGACTGCTGGCCGCCAGGAAATCGTCGAACTTGAGGCCCGTGCGATCGCACAGGGCCTTGAAGCTGGCGAGGTAGCCGATCGGTGCGTCCAGCCAGACATAGAAGTACTTGCCCGGCGCATCGGGAATGGGAAAGCCGAAGTAGGGCGCATCACGTGAGATGTCCCAGTCCTTCAGGCCACCGTCCAGCCATTCGGCCAGCTTCGCCACGACGCTGCTGTTGGCGACCGGCTTGCCGTCGGTGAACTTGCCGCCAAACCAGTCGCGCAGCAGTGGCTCGAACTTGCTGAGTTCGAAGAAGTAGTGCTCCGAATCGCGAAGCACTGGCGTGGCGCCGGACATCACCGAGTACGGGTTGATCAGGTCGGTCGGGGCGTACGTCGCGCCGCAGTTCTCGCAGTTGTCGCCGTACTGGTCGGCCGTGCCGCAATTGGGGCAGACGCCCTTGATGTAGCGATCCGGCAGGAACATGTCCTTTTCCGGATCGAACAGCTGCTGGATGCTGCGGCGGGCGATATAGCCGGCATCGCGCAGGCGCGTGTAGATCATCGACGCCAGCTCGCGATTTTCTTCCGAGTGGGTCGAGTGATAGTGGTCGAAGGCCACGCCAAACGCGGCGAAGTCCGCCTCGTGCTCGACGCGAATGCCTTCGATATACGCCTCTGGCGTGAGCCCGGCCTTCTCGGCCGCCAACATGATGGGCGTGCCGTGCGCATCGTCCGCGCACACGTACACCGTCTCGTTGCCCTGCATTCGCTGCGCGCGCACCCAGATGTCAGCCTGGATGTAGCCCAGCATATGACCCAGGTGCAGCGGGCCGTTGGCATAGGGCAGGGCGTTCGTAACGAGGAGTCGGCGGGACATGGCTTCGTGGGCGGTGAGTGGATTGAACATTATGGCATGGGGTGCCAAATGAGGGCGTCAGCGTCGTTTCGCGCGTCCCACGGCCCAGGCGAGTGCACCCAGTAGCACGCAGGGCAGCCAGACCCAGGCCATCTCCGAAACGAGCGTGTGCAGGCCAGCGGTGCTGAGGAAGCGCGCCCCGATCGGAGATACCTCAATCGGGCGCCAGGAAAAAAAGAAGCGATCGGGTTCGAAGGGCCATGCGAGCGCGACGCCGCGCCCGCCGTTGGTCATGGCGTCCAGCAATGGGTGGGAGAGCGCGGAGGCGCCCACAAAGAGTCCCGCCAGCCAGCCCGGTGCGCGAAGACTGCGTCGGCCGAGCACCGCCAGTAGCCCGAGGGATGCCGCGAACACCACCGAGTGCGTGGCGCCGCGGTGACCGAAGTCGCTGGCATAGGGAATGCCCAGCCAGAACGACACGACATCGGCATCGGGAAGCATCGCTGCAACGGCTCCGGCCACCATCAACTGTCGGGATACGCGATGCGGGCCGGCGGCGAGTCCGGCCGTCAGTGGCAAAAGGGCATGCGTGATGATGGTTGGCATGGCGGTCGGGTTCCTTGTGACGGATGCCTTCGTCCGGTTATCGCCGGAACGTGGCCATGATGTCCGGGTCTTTGTTC belongs to Dyella terrae and includes:
- a CDS encoding RnfABCDGE type electron transport complex subunit B, with the protein product MSPSAPTLADRIDAILPQTQCEQCGFHGCRPYAEAIALGEAPINRCPPGGAEGIARLAALLTLPALPLDPEHGVEKPRMLARVVENQCIGCTKCIQACPVDAIVGAAKLMHTVLSDDCTGCELCVPACPVDCIVLEPMSLSQVNDPDHADAARSHFQRREARLAEERAEREAALAAQKAQVAAIKENPVLAALARAKARQQERKP
- the metG gene encoding methionine--tRNA ligase — its product is MSRRLLVTNALPYANGPLHLGHMLGYIQADIWVRAQRMQGNETVYVCADDAHGTPIMLAAEKAGLTPEAYIEGIRVEHEADFAAFGVAFDHYHSTHSEENRELASMIYTRLRDAGYIARRSIQQLFDPEKDMFLPDRYIKGVCPNCGTADQYGDNCENCGATYAPTDLINPYSVMSGATPVLRDSEHYFFELSKFEPLLRDWFGGKFTDGKPVANSSVVAKLAEWLDGGLKDWDISRDAPYFGFPIPDAPGKYFYVWLDAPIGYLASFKALCDRTGLKFDDFLAASSRAEMHHFIGKDIINFHGLFWPAMLHGAGLRTPTALHVNGYLTVNGAKMSKSRGTFIKARTFLDNNLHPEFLRYYFATMLGDTPVDVDLDLKSFEDRVNSHLVGKWVNIASRTAGFIAKHFEGRLAPAFGKEEAELWHVLLSHYSDVAALYDQGEFAEVMRKFVLMADLVNGHIATKAPWVMAKDPARTEELHQVCSFALAAFRMLGGLLKPVLPETVAAAERFLAAPINGFDDACAELHNHTVNAFEPLLSRIDSKNIEAMVEASRESLGAPEVQPKPLSRKSRESSKTMTDTAQPAAEGVATINIDDFVKLDLRIGKVLACEFVDGSDKLLRFQLDAGPLGERQIFSGIRAAYGEPEKLVGRNVVFIANLAPRKMRFGLSEGMILSAGEGGADLFLLDADQGAQPGATVR
- a CDS encoding metal-dependent hydrolase, coding for MPTIITHALLPLTAGLAAGPHRVSRQLMVAGAVAAMLPDADVVSFWLGIPYASDFGHRGATHSVVFAASLGLLAVLGRRSLRAPGWLAGLFVGASALSHPLLDAMTNGGRGVALAWPFEPDRFFFSWRPIEVSPIGARFLSTAGLHTLVSEMAWVWLPCVLLGALAWAVGRAKRR
- the nth gene encoding endonuclease III; the protein is MKKADIVELFTRLQELDPHPTTELEYSTPFELLVAVVLSAQATDVGVNKATRKLYPVANTPRAILKLGEEKLKKYISTIGLFNSKAKNVIALCQILVDQYDSAVPDTREALEALPGVGRKTANVVLNTAFGHPTIAVDTHIFRVANRTGLAPGKDVRAVEDKLEKVIPKEFKQDAHHWLILHGRYVCKARKPNCPECVIRDLCRFKDKTVAAE